The following proteins are co-located in the Toxotes jaculatrix isolate fToxJac2 chromosome 9, fToxJac2.pri, whole genome shotgun sequence genome:
- the il12a gene encoding interleukin-12 subunit alpha: MAIFNLYFASCVLLLTLSWRTSTGHPVPTLSPEQCAHCSLLFRSLLLNVTQLVDSDVLCFGITSDKVVMKSKADTLEACAPTQTQNSGCMMQRKSSFSESECLRNIMKDLAYYDTAIESYLGFPLRSPAEEHSLLRPILGTIKSLKNCSLMPEGENDSSEKDAAQMWGEDTYTNRQEMCKMMRGFHIRAITINRAMGYISSGDHKK, encoded by the exons ATGGCAATCTTTAATCTCT ATTTCGCCAGCTGTGTGCTACTGCTGACCTTGAGCTGGCGCACATCCACAGGACACCCGGTGCCTACTCTGAGCCCAGAGCAGTGCGCGCACTGCTCACTGCTCTTCAGGAGCCTCCTGCTAAATGTCACACAGCTTGTCGACAGT GATGTTTTGTGCTTTGGCATCACATCTGATAAGGTGGTGATGAAGAGTAAAGCTGACACATTAGAGGCCTGCGCACCCACTCAGACTCAG AACTCAGGTTGCATGATGCAAAGGAAGTCATCCTTCAGTGAG AGTGAATGTTTGAGGAACATCATGAAGGACTTGGCTTACTATGATACCGCTATTGAATCCTACCTTGGGTTCCCACTCAGAAGTCCTGCGGAAGAACATTCACTTCTGAGGCCAATTCTGGGAACAATAAAGAGCCTGAAG AACTGCTCCCTGATGCCAGAAGGAGAGAACGACTCTTCAGAG AAGGATGCTGCCCAGATGTGGGGAGAAGACACCTACACTAACAGACAGGAGATGTGTAAGATGATGAGAGGCTTCCACATCCGAGCCATCACCATCAACCGAGCTATGGGCTACATCTCCTCAGGAGACCACAAGAAGTAA